One part of the Cyclobacteriaceae bacterium genome encodes these proteins:
- the gldM gene encoding gliding motility protein GldM translates to MAGKKETPRQKMIGMMYLVLTALLALQVSSAVLEKFAIINETLSQLVIETDKANQSQLATILKEGGKSEKPEIKAAVESAQKVRDLTTNTNKWIEELKKEMLKVSGSDKVDESLINNHGSAVATMMIDKKNKWGKEFETTLNNYVKELNSLTGENFKTLAKAPKDIPVFASDPDHVRKDFLTFTFENTPVIAALASVSQIQTEVLEYESVALRKLAEKAGAARVAFENIIPMVRPKSSIVAAGAPYEADMFISASSSALSPEMTYNGKPIPVEVDNPTGIKMGRLKFTAAGGNYDAQGLSKQTFKAEIKLNDEVYEQTIEYFVAKPVIRVTTGTAPTLYMGCGNSVNIEVPALGTNYNPTFSATGAEIQKGPKTGNVIIIPSQRKVNVSVNNSGTFIGTEQFDVKNVPRPRIIAKDNNGRDIDLKNGVKAGAIAGLRINADPDENFKAEVPQDANFRIRNMSVILARGTQRVQEMTMTSEIIDLSAWRALMRPGDRIIVEPKTVVRMTFKGNAEPVTVSGNDIITIPIQ, encoded by the coding sequence ATGGCAGGTAAAAAAGAAACCCCCAGGCAGAAGATGATTGGTATGATGTACCTCGTACTAACCGCTCTTCTGGCGCTTCAGGTGAGTAGTGCAGTACTTGAAAAGTTTGCCATTATAAATGAAACGCTTAGCCAGTTGGTAATTGAAACCGATAAGGCTAATCAAAGCCAGCTAGCAACCATTTTAAAGGAAGGCGGTAAGAGCGAAAAGCCGGAGATTAAAGCCGCGGTTGAGAGTGCCCAAAAGGTGCGCGATCTCACCACGAATACGAATAAGTGGATTGAAGAATTGAAGAAAGAGATGCTGAAGGTTTCCGGAAGCGATAAAGTGGACGAGAGCCTGATTAACAATCATGGCTCTGCGGTAGCCACCATGATGATCGACAAGAAGAATAAGTGGGGAAAGGAATTTGAAACAACCTTGAATAACTACGTTAAAGAATTGAATTCATTAACGGGCGAAAATTTCAAGACACTGGCAAAGGCCCCAAAGGATATCCCTGTTTTTGCGTCCGATCCGGATCACGTCAGAAAGGATTTTTTAACGTTCACATTTGAAAACACTCCTGTAATTGCTGCATTGGCATCCGTTTCTCAAATTCAAACGGAGGTATTGGAATATGAATCAGTGGCGTTGCGAAAACTTGCCGAAAAGGCTGGTGCTGCCCGCGTGGCGTTTGAAAATATTATCCCAATGGTTAGGCCTAAGTCTTCCATTGTAGCGGCTGGTGCTCCTTACGAAGCAGATATGTTTATCTCTGCTTCATCTTCTGCCTTGAGCCCCGAGATGACTTACAATGGAAAACCTATTCCCGTTGAAGTGGATAACCCTACCGGAATTAAAATGGGAAGGTTAAAGTTTACTGCAGCCGGAGGCAATTATGATGCGCAAGGTTTATCGAAACAAACGTTCAAAGCTGAAATTAAGCTGAACGATGAAGTTTATGAGCAGACGATAGAATACTTTGTCGCCAAGCCGGTAATACGGGTGACTACTGGAACGGCCCCAACGCTTTATATGGGTTGTGGTAATAGTGTTAACATTGAAGTACCTGCTTTGGGCACTAACTATAACCCTACATTTTCTGCCACAGGGGCCGAGATTCAAAAAGGCCCCAAGACCGGAAATGTCATCATTATCCCAAGCCAACGTAAGGTAAATGTTTCGGTTAACAATTCCGGAACCTTCATTGGCACTGAGCAATTTGACGTGAAGAATGTTCCTCGCCCCCGCATTATTGCCAAGGATAACAATGGCCGTGATATCGATTTGAAAAATGGTGTTAAGGCTGGCGCGATTGCAGGATTACGTATCAATGCGGATCCTGACGAAAACTTTAAGGCTGAAGTTCCACAGGATGCTAATTTCCGAATCCGTAACATGTCTGTGATTCTCGCACGGGGAACGCAGCGTGTTCAGGAAATGACAATGACAAGTGAAATTATAGACCTAAGTGCATGGCGTGCACTGATGCGCCCTGGTGACAGGATAATTGTTGAACCTAAAACTGTGGTGCGCATGACCTTTAAAGGAAACGCTGAACCTGTTACGGTTTCAGGAAATGACATCATAACCATTCCAATTCAATAA
- the gldL gene encoding gliding motility protein GldL, with the protein MSKKKGGFAELLFKTIMPKVYGIGAAVVIVGALFKILHLTGADQMLMVGLLTEAAIFFLSAFEPPAKETDWTKVYPELAEDFEGSISTPTVRKAGAGATDSPLLKIDEMLKTAKVDQNLLDNLGKGLTNLADSAKQMNNLSNAAVATNEYATNVKTASKALSDMNSSYKTAIEAVGSMANASKDAGEYHSQVQKVTKNLAALNSVYEMELKDADSHVKNMNKFYESLTGAMSGLSKVGENTTKFTTELGKLSDNLTALNKVYGSMLTAMKGGGN; encoded by the coding sequence ATGAGCAAGAAAAAAGGCGGATTTGCAGAACTTCTCTTTAAAACCATCATGCCAAAAGTCTATGGTATTGGTGCAGCGGTGGTAATTGTTGGAGCGTTATTTAAAATCCTTCACTTAACCGGTGCCGACCAAATGCTGATGGTTGGTCTGCTTACAGAAGCAGCCATTTTCTTTTTAAGTGCGTTTGAACCACCTGCAAAAGAAACCGATTGGACTAAAGTTTACCCTGAATTAGCCGAAGATTTTGAAGGCTCAATTTCTACACCCACGGTGCGCAAGGCAGGTGCCGGTGCTACGGATTCGCCTCTTCTAAAAATTGATGAAATGTTAAAGACCGCCAAGGTTGACCAAAATCTTTTGGATAACCTGGGTAAAGGCTTAACCAATCTGGCAGATTCTGCAAAACAGATGAATAATCTTTCAAATGCAGCCGTTGCCACTAATGAGTATGCCACTAATGTAAAGACCGCTTCGAAGGCTTTGTCGGATATGAATTCGTCATATAAAACAGCCATTGAGGCTGTTGGCTCAATGGCCAATGCATCAAAAGATGCCGGTGAGTATCATTCGCAAGTACAGAAAGTTACTAAAAACCTGGCAGCGCTTAATTCTGTGTATGAAATGGAATTGAAAGATGCTGACAGCCACGTGAAAAACATGAACAAGTTTTATGAAAGCCTTACCGGTGCTATGTCAGGTCTTTCTAAAGTTGGTGAAAACACAACCAAGTTTACAACGGAACTTGGCAAATTGTCTGATAACCTCACCGCCCTTAATAAGGTTTATGGCAGCATGCTCACTGCTATGAAGGGTGGAGGAAATTAA
- a CDS encoding SUMF1/EgtB/PvdO family nonheme iron enzyme translates to MSKSVSSKLLLLVAGIAASACGLLGIGGGGRGGDRGELVGVPGRQGWVMTIPYGMVPIPAGTFHMGQADEDPASTQINFNKQVTIGSFFMDDTEITNNEYRQFTNFYLVDNGSIEGFETIDQQTFRDKYYPDTTAWVRDFAHHMGDPIQDYYYWHPAYDDYPVVGVSWDAAVFFSDWRTAYLNDFRKSVGDFPMPNFRLPSEAEWEYAARGGRDLAKYPWGNPYIRNSKGCMLANFKPGRGNFYDDGFAYTSPVQSYFPNDYGLYDMAGNVSEWCLDDFNPASVPTVWDLNPQYIDPRTNPEDSRYNAKIAPKKVVRGGSWKDVAYYLETGTRTYEFKDSTRAYIGFRCALTHLGRSSGREF, encoded by the coding sequence ATGAGCAAGTCGGTTTCTTCTAAACTTTTGTTACTCGTTGCGGGTATTGCTGCCAGCGCCTGTGGATTACTAGGTATTGGCGGTGGTGGTCGTGGCGGTGACCGAGGCGAATTGGTTGGTGTTCCCGGCAGACAAGGTTGGGTAATGACCATTCCCTATGGTATGGTGCCCATTCCGGCTGGAACCTTTCACATGGGCCAAGCTGATGAAGATCCCGCATCAACCCAAATCAACTTTAACAAGCAGGTTACAATTGGTTCATTCTTTATGGATGACACCGAGATTACAAATAATGAATACAGGCAGTTTACCAATTTTTATCTGGTGGACAATGGAAGTATAGAAGGCTTTGAGACCATTGATCAGCAAACTTTCCGTGATAAGTATTACCCTGACACAACTGCCTGGGTAAGGGATTTTGCCCACCATATGGGTGATCCTATTCAAGACTATTATTATTGGCACCCTGCCTATGACGATTATCCTGTTGTTGGTGTTAGTTGGGATGCTGCCGTTTTCTTTTCTGACTGGCGGACAGCCTACCTGAACGATTTCAGAAAGAGCGTTGGTGATTTCCCGATGCCCAATTTCCGGTTACCGTCAGAAGCTGAATGGGAATATGCCGCCCGCGGGGGCCGTGACCTGGCCAAATACCCTTGGGGTAACCCATACATCCGTAACTCAAAGGGTTGTATGTTAGCAAACTTCAAACCCGGCCGTGGTAATTTTTATGATGATGGTTTCGCTTACACATCTCCGGTCCAATCTTACTTTCCTAATGACTATGGCCTTTATGATATGGCCGGTAATGTTTCGGAGTGGTGCTTAGATGATTTCAATCCTGCGTCTGTTCCTACAGTTTGGGACTTGAACCCACAATACATTGACCCACGTACCAACCCAGAGGATTCACGCTACAACGCGAAAATTGCCCCTAAAAAAGTTGTACGCGGTGGTTCCTGGAAGGATGTGGCCTACTACCTTGAAACCGGTACACGTACATACGAATTCAAAGATTCAACGCGCGCTTATATTGGGTTCCGGTGTGCTTTAACCCACTTAGGCCGCTCGTCAGGACGCGAATTTTAA
- a CDS encoding type IX secretion system membrane protein PorP/SprF, protein MLRKGFYIIFCLLLAGSHRLFAQQDAQFTQYMFNHLYLTPAAAGADGVTRATAFHRSQWLGYQSTFGDGGAPTSQLISFSTPIHKLKSGFGVYVMNDRLGPQNNLEAQAMYAYHLGIKESSKLSFGIKLGMYSQSLDFDKYRAIDPSDPFLQDKTGKESQIRPDLGVGLMYRNEKFYGGVGFNHLLKSEFDFGVSQRNALENHMNLTAGYFYDVNFDLQINPTVLVKTDFNETSVDLAVIATLRNTMWGGLAFRSSEAANLILGYAFLKDKSLRLGYSVDFVIKDRAAKENFSHELMLSYELPVIAGGVKKIVRTPRYRH, encoded by the coding sequence ATGCTCAGGAAAGGTTTCTATATAATTTTTTGCCTTCTGCTTGCCGGTAGTCACCGCCTTTTTGCACAGCAAGACGCACAGTTTACTCAGTACATGTTTAACCACTTGTACCTTACCCCCGCAGCAGCCGGTGCCGATGGGGTAACCAGGGCAACGGCTTTTCACCGCAGCCAATGGTTGGGCTACCAGTCTACTTTTGGTGATGGGGGCGCACCAACTTCGCAACTAATCTCCTTCTCAACCCCTATCCACAAGCTTAAAAGTGGTTTTGGTGTTTATGTGATGAACGACAGGCTAGGCCCTCAAAATAATTTGGAAGCACAGGCCATGTATGCATATCACCTGGGCATAAAGGAAAGCAGCAAACTTAGCTTCGGTATCAAGTTGGGCATGTACTCGCAATCGCTCGACTTCGATAAGTACCGTGCTATTGATCCTTCCGATCCTTTTCTTCAAGACAAAACCGGAAAGGAATCCCAAATCCGCCCCGACCTTGGTGTGGGGCTGATGTACAGGAATGAAAAGTTCTATGGTGGCGTAGGCTTTAACCACCTCTTAAAATCAGAATTTGATTTTGGAGTGAGCCAACGCAACGCCCTTGAAAACCACATGAACCTAACAGCAGGCTATTTCTATGATGTTAATTTCGACCTTCAGATTAATCCTACCGTCCTTGTAAAAACCGATTTCAACGAGACTTCAGTTGATCTTGCTGTAATTGCCACCCTTCGCAATACGATGTGGGGAGGATTAGCGTTCAGATCATCAGAGGCGGCCAACCTTATATTAGGCTATGCATTCCTGAAAGATAAGTCGTTGCGCCTTGGTTATTCGGTTGACTTTGTAATTAAGGATCGGGCAGCGAAGGAAAACTTTTCGCATGAGCTAATGCTCTCGTACGAATTGCCGGTAATTGCAGGTGGCGTTAAAAAGATCGTTCGAACCCCCCGTTACAGGCATTAG
- a CDS encoding uroporphyrinogen-III synthase: protein MSEKVNDRMRKVKSILVTQEAPTDPNSPYFKLMEKFNLKIDFRPFIQVEPVPAKEFRKQKIDILDHTAIIFTSRNAVDHFFQICQELKVEMPADMKYFCISEQTSNYLQKYIVIRKRKIFTGLKTTQDLLEILKKHKNEKYLFPCSDIRKNDIPDFLKDNGFTFTEAIIYNTVASDLSDLENVFYDVLAFFSPSGINSLFVNFPDFKQNSTRIAAFGPTTAKAVRDAGLILDIEAPLPNAPSMTGAIELYIKKANGIK from the coding sequence ATGAGTGAAAAAGTGAATGACCGGATGCGTAAAGTGAAGAGCATACTGGTAACGCAAGAGGCACCCACCGACCCTAACTCTCCATACTTTAAATTAATGGAGAAGTTTAACCTGAAAATTGACTTCCGCCCTTTTATACAGGTAGAACCGGTTCCTGCCAAAGAGTTCCGAAAACAGAAAATCGATATCCTGGACCATACGGCAATCATCTTTACCAGCCGCAACGCAGTTGACCATTTTTTTCAGATCTGCCAGGAGTTGAAGGTTGAGATGCCGGCCGATATGAAATACTTCTGTATCTCAGAGCAAACATCAAATTACCTGCAGAAATACATTGTTATCCGTAAGCGAAAAATTTTTACCGGCCTGAAAACAACTCAGGACCTTCTGGAAATACTGAAGAAGCACAAAAACGAAAAATATCTTTTCCCCTGCTCCGATATCCGTAAAAATGACATTCCCGATTTTTTAAAAGACAATGGGTTTACGTTTACCGAGGCAATTATTTACAACACAGTAGCCAGCGATCTTTCCGACCTTGAAAATGTTTTTTATGATGTGTTGGCATTCTTTAGCCCCTCCGGTATCAACTCTTTGTTTGTGAACTTTCCCGATTTCAAGCAAAATAGTACCCGTATTGCAGCGTTTGGACCTACTACGGCAAAGGCTGTGCGTGATGCCGGATTGATTCTGGATATTGAGGCTCCACTTCCCAACGCGCCCTCCATGACGGGCGCCATAGAACTCTATATTAAGAAAGCCAACGGCATTAAATAA
- a CDS encoding DUF4271 domain-containing protein, which produces MRRIIFLVGVILCARTIAAQDYFIIKDFRPDWMVFREGKYHNYSDMDKGQAIHISINPGLFKGDKLLLESNDRFSVWLNNQLLTDQVKRKLINMDSLSNRILWISLYQEEGITVQNLRTQIITELPSLASSGGPLTRHVNDARNFVLVSGLLLIIFFVLILRLNPKLTFHYFSVSRLFSLRESEEDQMFARIASSANILFYIFVSLLIGYMMMVMVIGLPPVYRLQFFLEAETFKELGVRWLQVSGIILAAFFVKSIAIMLLSVLFDIRDQAGFQFLGFIRAGLLIATLLTGCTVFYFMISGSHMGWYTFLYESLRWLMIGWIILIYFKLNRRVAFSAIHLFSYICATELIPFFVAFKILYE; this is translated from the coding sequence ATGAGGCGAATAATTTTTTTGGTTGGCGTAATTCTATGTGCACGCACAATAGCAGCACAAGATTATTTTATCATAAAGGACTTCCGGCCCGATTGGATGGTCTTTAGGGAAGGTAAATACCATAACTACTCCGACATGGACAAAGGCCAGGCCATTCATATCTCCATAAACCCCGGGCTTTTTAAAGGCGACAAACTCTTATTGGAGAGTAACGATCGGTTTAGCGTATGGTTGAACAATCAACTCCTGACCGATCAGGTGAAGCGTAAGTTGATCAACATGGACAGCCTCTCCAATAGAATACTATGGATAAGCTTGTACCAGGAAGAAGGGATTACCGTTCAAAACCTGAGAACGCAAATTATAACAGAACTTCCTTCTTTGGCTTCTTCCGGTGGTCCCTTAACACGACACGTTAATGATGCACGCAACTTTGTTCTTGTTTCGGGTTTATTGCTTATTATTTTTTTTGTATTAATCCTTCGTCTTAACCCCAAGTTAACATTTCATTATTTTTCTGTTTCCAGGTTGTTTTCGTTACGCGAAAGCGAAGAAGACCAAATGTTTGCCCGAATAGCAAGCAGTGCAAATATTTTATTTTACATTTTTGTTTCATTGCTTATCGGATACATGATGATGGTAATGGTTATTGGGTTGCCCCCAGTTTACAGGCTCCAATTTTTTTTGGAGGCAGAAACATTCAAGGAGTTAGGTGTTCGTTGGCTTCAAGTAAGCGGTATTATTCTGGCGGCTTTTTTCGTTAAGTCCATCGCCATTATGCTTCTATCGGTTTTGTTTGATATTCGCGATCAGGCGGGTTTTCAATTCCTGGGTTTCATCCGTGCAGGTTTATTGATTGCCACCCTGTTAACAGGGTGCACCGTGTTTTATTTTATGATTAGTGGTAGCCACATGGGGTGGTACACATTTTTATATGAGTCTTTACGGTGGTTGATGATCGGGTGGATCATACTGATTTATTTCAAACTGAATAGGCGGGTGGCTTTCTCAGCGATTCATTTATTTTCGTACATTTGTGCCACCGAATTGATACCTTTTTTTGTAGCGTTTAAAATACTTTACGAGTAG
- the hemW gene encoding radical SAM family heme chaperone HemW translates to MAGVYFHIPFCKQACYYCDFHFSTNRDIKSGMVEALKRELLLQRHFLQDENINTIYFGGGTPSLLSQEELSGLLLTLKELFAVDARAEITLEANPDDLTEKYLTQLKQVGINRLSIGIQTFHNDLLTFMNRAHNAETAVQIFSYARAAGFDNISIDLIYAIPGQDNDRWQQDIEQALLLKPEHISCYSLTIETKTVFGKWSLAGKLKVVEDDIAAHQFEMLMDTLDKAGYEHYEISNFAQPGFQSRHNSSYWKQENYLGIGPSAHSYNGVTRQFNISNNHLYLKAIAQNVVPAQKETLTAEDKINEYILTTLRTQWGTDMAYLKQNHNHNILENNSAYIQQIIAQGMALLNRDVLVLTRKGKLVADKIAADLFVDKK, encoded by the coding sequence ATGGCCGGTGTGTATTTTCATATTCCGTTTTGTAAGCAAGCCTGCTACTACTGCGATTTTCATTTCTCCACTAATCGCGATATAAAAAGCGGTATGGTTGAGGCCCTGAAAAGGGAGCTTCTTCTACAACGGCATTTTCTGCAGGATGAAAATATTAATACGATCTATTTTGGGGGTGGTACGCCATCACTTCTCAGCCAGGAGGAACTATCTGGCTTGTTGCTCACCCTGAAAGAACTATTTGCTGTTGACGCCAGGGCTGAAATCACCCTTGAAGCCAACCCGGATGATCTTACTGAAAAATATTTAACCCAATTGAAACAGGTTGGCATTAACCGGTTGAGTATCGGGATCCAAACTTTTCATAACGATTTACTCACGTTTATGAACAGGGCGCATAATGCTGAGACAGCCGTACAAATTTTTAGTTATGCCCGGGCTGCCGGATTTGACAATATTAGTATTGACCTGATTTACGCCATTCCCGGGCAGGATAACGACCGATGGCAGCAGGACATTGAACAGGCACTGCTCCTAAAACCTGAACATATCTCCTGCTACTCCCTTACCATTGAAACGAAAACCGTTTTCGGTAAATGGTCCTTAGCCGGAAAATTAAAAGTGGTTGAGGATGACATAGCGGCCCATCAGTTTGAAATGCTTATGGATACACTGGATAAAGCAGGTTATGAGCACTATGAAATATCCAATTTTGCCCAGCCCGGTTTTCAGTCACGTCATAACAGCAGTTACTGGAAGCAAGAGAACTACTTAGGCATAGGGCCAAGTGCACACTCTTACAATGGAGTAACCCGGCAATTCAACATCAGCAACAATCATCTTTACCTGAAAGCCATCGCACAAAATGTTGTGCCTGCGCAAAAAGAAACACTCACTGCGGAAGATAAAATAAACGAATACATCCTGACTACGTTGCGCACCCAATGGGGAACCGATATGGCGTACCTTAAACAAAATCATAACCACAACATCCTTGAAAATAATAGTGCTTATATTCAGCAAATAATTGCGCAGGGAATGGCCTTACTAAACCGTGACGTTTTAGTACTGACACGAAAAGGAAAACTTGTTGCCGATAAAATTGCCGCTGATTTATTTGTTGACAAAAAATGA
- a CDS encoding cyclase family protein, with protein sequence MIITLTLNTNTYSVNLHEPLDISLPVHEGKNNPTCYWADPVKFETIRKGSFTGSVKEGGSVNYQKLIITPHGNGTHTECYGHISPDGASINKSLKRYHFLAHLISVQPIRNSLGDWVIPRQAMNNAALIPGTQALIIRTLPNEQSKKTKQYSGTNPPFVEADALAHLVGQGIEHLLIDLPSLDKEVDEGKLSAHKAFWNYPHETRKHATITELIYVPDTIPDGSYLLNLQIASLEMDASPSKPVLYKLKEVL encoded by the coding sequence ATGATTATTACACTAACGCTTAATACTAACACCTATTCGGTAAACCTGCATGAACCACTGGACATCTCCCTTCCCGTCCATGAAGGAAAAAATAACCCAACGTGTTACTGGGCCGATCCGGTTAAGTTTGAGACCATTCGGAAGGGCAGCTTTACAGGTAGTGTAAAGGAGGGAGGTTCGGTTAACTATCAAAAATTAATCATAACCCCGCACGGCAACGGAACCCACACCGAGTGCTATGGGCACATTTCTCCCGATGGTGCATCCATCAACAAAAGCTTGAAGCGCTATCATTTCCTGGCTCACCTCATTTCGGTTCAACCCATCAGAAACTCACTTGGGGATTGGGTAATTCCCCGACAGGCGATGAACAACGCAGCATTAATACCCGGCACACAAGCGCTCATCATCCGAACGCTGCCCAACGAACAATCAAAAAAAACAAAACAATACTCGGGCACTAACCCACCTTTTGTTGAGGCCGATGCCTTGGCACATTTAGTCGGGCAGGGCATTGAACATCTATTAATTGACTTGCCCAGCCTGGACAAAGAAGTTGATGAGGGAAAGTTATCTGCACACAAAGCATTTTGGAACTATCCGCATGAAACGAGAAAGCATGCTACAATTACGGAATTGATTTATGTGCCGGATACGATCCCCGATGGTTCCTACCTGCTTAACTTGCAAATCGCCAGCCTGGAAATGGATGCCAGCCCCAGCAAGCCGGTGTTATACAAGCTGAAAGAAGTTTTGTAA
- a CDS encoding LytTR family transcriptional regulator DNA-binding domain-containing protein, whose amino-acid sequence MRALIIDDERLARKELMKLLEDHPSIEVVGEAANADEAITMVNELNPDLLFLDIQMPGKTGFQLLEELDSVPLVVFTTAYDEFALKAFEVSALDYLLKPIQPERLAETISKIAEKERAKIAATRPEGEKKLGLNDQVFVKDGERCWFVSLSNIRLFESDGNYIKVYFDTNRPMIHKSLNALDEKLDERAFFRASRKHIINLSWVESIEPWFNGGLMVKLKGGDKVEVSRRQAAKFKDMMSL is encoded by the coding sequence ATGAGAGCATTGATAATTGATGACGAGCGCCTGGCGCGCAAAGAGTTGATGAAGTTGTTGGAGGACCACCCCTCCATTGAAGTGGTGGGCGAAGCCGCAAATGCGGATGAGGCCATTACCATGGTAAATGAATTGAACCCCGACTTGTTGTTCCTGGATATTCAAATGCCGGGCAAAACTGGCTTTCAGTTATTGGAAGAACTTGACTCCGTTCCATTAGTAGTGTTTACTACTGCATACGATGAGTTTGCGCTGAAGGCTTTTGAGGTTAGCGCATTGGATTATTTATTAAAGCCCATACAGCCCGAACGTTTGGCCGAAACAATTTCAAAAATTGCCGAAAAGGAAAGAGCAAAAATAGCAGCCACTCGCCCTGAAGGTGAGAAGAAGCTCGGTTTAAACGACCAGGTTTTTGTGAAAGATGGCGAGCGTTGTTGGTTTGTAAGTCTTTCCAACATAAGGTTGTTCGAGTCGGATGGCAACTACATCAAAGTTTATTTCGATACCAACCGCCCCATGATCCACAAGTCGCTAAATGCTTTGGATGAAAAATTGGATGAACGCGCTTTTTTCAGGGCCAGCCGTAAACACATTATAAACTTAAGTTGGGTTGAGAGTATTGAGCCGTGGTTCAATGGCGGTCTTATGGTAAAATTAAAGGGTGGCGATAAAGTGGAGGTAAGCCGCAGGCAAGCCGCAAAGTTTAAGGATATGATGAGCTTGTAG